A part of Ptychodera flava strain L36383 chromosome 11, AS_Pfla_20210202, whole genome shotgun sequence genomic DNA contains:
- the LOC139143618 gene encoding tensin-1-like isoform X11 → MAFSDANFSSFTCPVCRNGFNSARELQQHLTQQHSFGEDLQIGQLEEYESDEEMTVPPEIIESQSHTFKLKTYRHPRDCDLCKQVIWSEGVQCRVCKYACHKKCELKVITTCVPPMNYELPSNEGLAKHGSLKMTQPSVQKDTMSQQKMRLPKGEESMYIQLTYITERILAMTFPANGQESHYSSNLQDITRILKNKHQDKYLVINLSEKRYDMLKLNSQVLDIGWPDRLSPPLEKLCSICKAIESWLSTDPQHVVVIHSKGGLGRLGVVLSAYIEYIRICNGNGNHSPEKFAMERFFVENLSAVTESSQMRYVKYFSGLLSGSIQINNSPLHLHCVVLHGIPNFDGKGGCRPFFKVYQAMQPIYTSGVYTLTSNMSRLAVPIKPAPPLRGDIMVICYHRNSHSSTRDVIFRCQFHTCAIAQYHLAFVKYELDDASKDSKFPDYSKVELLFSDSAASLPGIEEMQDPHIPVDYSQDFVTQLDSYASFGQDTEDTMLETTVTDSDGNMVVQHMHGPVDGSLYAKVNKKGGGDDVTETLFNGPEHDHGHVHTHVHTHGHTHGHTHHHHSAHNHGMVLDLHGSTHDSVDGVTVNDRDHNRNETQVTKHYLTEGLKSPTETIKRGVKKEGMKPNTLKEWFTRRQPNSPADYTHHTLRRNKGGAAEIQDQSTQSQHAKTPTSPPTMSSTLPHSSFPHDSRNYPRDHVYRGGLRDDENPYAEIPDYAASSPTSSMTSGPPQTSSFSSLSEVTNLTYGTSHQSPTGRSASGPDDKSPQGLTMADGQTQSSVVHTMVHHDHLAHGHQGQHGYGHNTEHPGQSGHVHTQITGQYTHHDHMVHGHPGQAGHGHEVDPHGHHVHQHPGQSGHVHTHITGQHSHHDQMVHGHPGQAGHGLEVDPHGHHVHEHTTTNITQQVNERQDHSIHGHPAHVSQSGHGPGVTQPGHGGHVHQHTSTVTGQGHDHAGPISHSQHGPGVSHPGQVGHVQQHTTVTTERQEHVVHGHPDQTSTPGHPSHVHQPSVTVTGQPARGIQVEHVHPENQPGQVTHIHQGGHVTYPAGQVQYTTEKGQYTVQGDKTTHLAGQPDQTGQSSGQPGQTSHVHKVQYTTLQDQLSPKSGHPYLMGHSHSPEVIQKPGETYHLYHDASERAPQSFHLHSRSEPIPQSAEQTQVTRVVQVHSTNNHNQPVGVIDVHHPANQSPQAQPHSHPLANQNQPPSMDRPAVTSHHPSGIQTQYQVTKYEVTEHQHQHSPGEPVSPTKQTWAQRHQQQQQQLSPPPQDTIVQPQQNPPQSLPQQTSTQNQTQVITTQHTWSTQQHMPTQPNLTVQQQKSPTEQTAVEKQPSHVPAVQQPQPAAPTQQAAAEEDPFEGLTWLQKQQKKLELRRQQEKEAQQPGAAPSTSVTKYQYTTYTDRPTYKPLLSPYSTSSQSTTYQYLTPGGQYKPLSPTSQVSTQYNSQGQPQPFTVKDQSPTGFADIDINQLEALAQSLQDESELLDQYTSAPTSPRGSSSTTTVWQSHGRPLSRQHSDRTHDRAVLSHRYGGQTRPYSPYEMDVTVKKLPPPSPRLGRNEAIKTPPPAAPDSGKTTTTTRQIHTEFHQVEEPVVRGPMHGRFFTTPSSVSGYSPSLGDSANRPSVMPPARSEPAETGQKPLPKPENIVSAETPHEEPDLKGLVRDRVAGYHARLIRDELNTERGRQPGRKPAAPLRRSKSAAGYDSETSHRQYITETERVAIVQRRARSPSPEVWMRNPGGIPQYENEYWNKRDGLKSPHTVQDEDTGTTPKFPVSPGPPPKTPYANMVSTPIAFVEKFAVPMETVSDSREVYQTSTVSKDSQHEERPADVQHMFRYPDTSYVHTVDQHDAPPQTHQHKPAVTSHPGQGSAINGGPPAPHPSQDKKPNGQPPMMHQWDRPDKAREGQSYTMRELYVETQTQDKKTMAPHDSHVPALAIAEQTSLPHTHPPQQGMPPGQQHTVTRTVVQKTETHTLEKGAPHQPHLHQAPEQQGSPQYQNHPYPGVPSEQAMPHDHRMHGPGKTVVDSSQGVPPNQVRPEGPVVQTHYHIHQTMQEHRNSPVTSLPAPQAGERESPVDQPLTPLHITEDSGSLSECSESPQSSNQGYESATLPFPTSSAMMKERLELQRHQGQPVQQQQVPPNLYPTYSDRARQPGNPPANLYPTFSDRGREHTGHVTITTETTSQYRTMYDNRGRRGDQQKSPDMGRTISRGSASSGENMSGILGSSPRRVTSLGSSHGRGSLTGSDRSGSPPPVGVGNRIYPNGGVSDSGRSSPISLYNQPSLLGSQVSLPDGSEIITKHPTFVKDISSYWYKPNISRDEAIATLKDKPPGSFVVRDSNSFPGAFGLAVKVATPPPNIVQNKKGDLSNELVRHFLIEPNSRGVRLKGCTNEPIFSSLSALVYQHSITPLALPCKLLLPEVDPSGPSSTASSPRSSDVPASPSALLAQGAACNVLYLHSVEMESLTGPNAVRKAVTKVTKLEPRPRVTVVHFKVNSKGITLTDNEKKVFFRRHHPVNSVTYCGMDPENRKWPRSDDSSEADAKIFGFVARKPGSLTDNVCHLFAEHDPEQPASAIVNFVTKVMIGSTQQKK, encoded by the exons AGGGGAGGAGTCTATGTATATACAACTCACTTACATTACAGAAAGGATTCTTG ctaTGACATTTCCAGCCAATGGCCAGGAGTCACATTACAGTAGCAACCTACAAGATATAacaagaatattgaaaaacaaacatcaggATAAATATCTGGTGATAAATTTATCAGAGAAAAGatatgacatgttaaaattgAACAGTCAG GTTTTGGATATTGGATGGCCTGATCGCCTGTCCCCACCACTAGAAAAACTGTGCAGTATTTGCAAAGCGATAGAATCGTGGCTTTCAACAGATCCACAACATGTTGTAGTTATACATTCAAAG GGTGGGCTTGGAAGGTTGGGTGTGGTTTTGTCTGCATATATAGAATACATAAGGATATGTAACGG GAATGGGAACCACTCACCAGAGAAGTTCGCCATGGAACGTTTCTTTGTTGAAAACTTGTCTGCTGTCACGGAGTCTTCCCAGATGAGATACGTGAAATACTTTTCAGGCCTTTTGTCTGGATCAATACAGATCAACAATTCACCATTGCACCTGCATTGCGTAGTTTTACATGGAATACCCAATTTTGATGGAAAAGGAG gatgtcggccatttttcaaagtttaccaAGCCATGCAACCTATTTATACCTCAGGAGTGTA taCACTAACAAGTAATATGAGTAGATTAGCTGTCCCCATCAAACCAGCTCCACCACTTAGAGGGGATATTATG GTGATATGTTACCACAGGAATTCTCATAGCAGTACTCGTGATGTGATTTTCCGTTGTCAGTTCCATACGTGTGCCATAGCACAGTATCACCTTGCGTTTGTAAAATACGAACTAGATGATGCTTCAAAAG ATTCCAAGTTTCCAGACTACTCCAAAGTGGAACTGCTGTTCTCCGATTCTGCAGCCAGTTTGCCAGGCATTGAGGAAATGCAAGATCCACACATTCCTGTGGACTATTCACAGGATTTTGTCACACAATTGGATTCCTATGCTAGCTTTGGTCAAGACACCGAGGACACAATGCTGGAAA CGACTGTCACTGACAGTGATGGCAACATGGTTGTACAGCACATGCATGGACCTGTTGATGGAAGCCTCTATGCCAAGGTCAACAAAAAGGGTGGAGGTGATGACGTCACTGAAACTCTTTTCAACGGACCGGAACACGATCACGGACACGTCCACACTCATGTCCACACACATGGACACACCCATGGACACACTCATCATCACCACTCCGCTCACAATCACGGAATGGTGCTCGATTTACACGGCAGCACACACGACTCTGTGGATGGAGTGACTGTCAACGATAGAGATCACAACAGGAATGAAACCCAGGTCACAAAACACTACCTGACAGAGGGTTTGAAGTCGCCGACCGAAACCATCAAAAGAGGCGTAAAGAAGGAAGGGATGAAGCCAAACACTCTGAAAGAGTGGTTCACACGGAGACAGCCAAACTCCCCGGCAGATTACACTCATCACACGCTGAGGAGAAATAAAGGTGGTGCTGCTGAGATACAAGACCAGAGTACGCAATCCCAACATGCCAAGACTCCAACAAGTCCTCCAACAATGAGCAGCACTCTCCCGCACTCCAGTTTCCCACATGACAGCAGGAATTATCCAAGGGATCACGTTTATCGGGGCGGCTTACGGGACGATGAAAATCCGTACGCTGAAATTCCAGACTATGCTGCATCTTCTCCGACGTCTTCCATGACCAGTGGTCCACCACAGACAAGTTCTTTTAGTTCTTTGAGTGAGGTAACCAATCTGACGTACGGAACTTCCCATCAGTCCCCAACAGGCAGGAGTGCAAGCGGGCCAGACGACAAGTCCCCACAGGGACTCACTATGGCCGATGGTCAGACTCAGTCTAGTGTTGTTCACACAATGGTTCACCACGACCACCTGGCTCATGGACACCAAGGTCAGCACGGCTACGGACATAACACTGAACATCCTGGGCAAAGTGGACACGTACACACTCAGATCACTGGTCAATATACTCATCATGATCATATGGTTCATGGGCATCCTGGACAGGCTGGACACGGCCATGAGGTTGACCCCCACGGACACCACGTCCATCAACATCCTGGGCAAAGTGGACACGTGCATACTCATATCACTGGTCAACATTCTCATCATGATCAGATGGTTCATGGGCATCCCGGACAGGCTGGACACGGCCTTGAGGTTGACCCACATGGTCATCACGTCCATGAGCACACTACCACAAATATTACTCAACAGGTGAATGAACGTCAAGATCACTCCATTCATGGACATCCAGCCCATGTGAGCCAGTCAGGACATGGTCCTGGTGTCACTCAACCCGGACACGGAGGTCATGTCCACCAGCACACCAGCACAGTTACAGGTCAAGGTCATGACCATGCAGGACCCATCAGTCACAGTCAACACGGGCCTGGTGTCAGCCATCCTGGACAAGTAGGTCATGTTCAACAACATACAACGGTGACCACCGAGCGACAGGAACACGTAGTGCATGGCCATCCTGACCAGACCAGCACACCAGGGCATCCTAGCCACGTACACCAGCCATCGGTCACTGTGACTGGACAACCAGCTCGAGGAATTCAAGTGGAACATGTGCACCCGGAAAACCAGCCAGGACAGGTGACACACATCCACCAGggtggtcatgtgacctatccTGCAGGACAGGTGCAATATACCACAGAGAAAGGTCAATATACTGTGCAAGGAGACAAGACCACACACCTAGCCGGACAACCAGATCAGACTGGCCAATCCTCTGGACAACCAGGCCAAACCTCTCATGTCCACAAAGTACAGTATACAACACTTCAAGATCAACTGTCACCGAAATCGGGTCATCCTTATCTGATGGGACACAGCCACTCACCTGAAGTTATCCAGAAACCTGGAGAGACGTACCATCTTTATCACGACGCAAGTGAGAGGGCGCCACAGTCCTTCCATCTGCATTCAAGGAGTGAGCCAATCCCACAGTCTGCAGAACAAACCCAAGTTACCAGGGTCGTTCAGGTGCATTCTACAAACAACCACAATCAGCCAGTGGGAGTTATCGATGTGCACCATCCAGCCAATCAGAGCCCTCAGGCTCAACCTCATTCTCATCCGCTGGCCAATCAGAATCAGCCACCATCGATGGATCGGCCGGCGGTCACAAGTCATCATCCTTCTGGTATACAGACCCAGTACCAGGTTACCAAGTACGAGGTTACGGAGCATCAGCACCAGCATTCTCCAGGAGAGCCAGTGTCGCCAACAAAACAAACGTGGGCACAAAGGCAccaacagcagcaacaacagtTATCACCTCCACCGCAAGATACTATAGTTCAGCCCCAGCAAAATCCACCACAGTCTCTTCCCCAGCAGACTTCGACACAGAACCAAACCCAAGTAATTACAACCCAACACACCTGGTCGACACAACAGCACATGCCAactcaaccaaatctgaccgtACAGCAGCAAAAGTCACCTACAGAGCAAACTGCTGTTGAGAAACAACCGTCACATGTGCCAGCAGTGCAGCAACCGCAACCAGCTGCACCAACTCAGCAGGCAGCAGCAGAAGAGGACCCGTTTGAGGGTTTGACGTGGCTTCAAAAACAGCAGAAGAAGTTGGAGCTCCGTCGGCAACAGGAGAAAGAAGCTCAGCAGCCTGGGGCTGCTCCCTCAACCTCTGTCACCAAGTATCAATACACCACTTATACAGACAGGCCAACGTACAAACCATTGCTTTCTCCATACAGCACCTCCTCGCAGTCAACAACATACCAGTATCTGACACCAGGAGGTCAATATAAGCCACTGTCTCCCACATCACAGGTCAGTACGCAATATAACAGCCAAGGACAGCCTCAGCCGTTTACAGTGAAAGACCAGTCTCCGACAGGATTTGCTGACATCGACATCAATCAGCTTGAGGCACTGGCGCAGTCACTGCAAGACGAGTCTGAGCTTTTGGATCAATACACAAGTGCGCCGACATCCCCAAGGGGGAGCAGTTCTACAACAACGGTATGGCAGAGCCACGGTAGGCCACTTTCCAGACAGCACTCTGACAGAACCCACGACAGGGCTGTCCTGAGTCATCGCTACGGAGGACAAACAAGGCCGTATTCACCATACGAGATGGACGTCACTGTTAAAAAACTGCCGCCTCCTAGTCCCAGGCTTGGCAGAAATGAGGCAATCAAGACCCCGCCACCGGCAGCACCAGACAGCGGAAAAACTACGACGACAACCCGTCAGATACACACTGAGTTCCACCAAGTTGAAGAGCCTGTAGTCCGTGGACCAATGCATGGCAGATTCTTTACAACACCATCATCTGTAAG TGGCTATTCCCCCTCTCTTGGGGACAGTGCAAACAGGCCATCTGTCATGCCACCTGCTAGGTCAGAGCCAGCAGAAACTGGGCAAAAGCCGCTACCAAAACCGGAGAACATAGTGTCTGCCGAAACTCCCCATGAGGAACCGGATCTTAAAGGTCTAGTGAGAGATCGAGTGGCAG GTTACCATGCAAGATTAATACGTGATGAACTCAACACGGAGCGTGGAAGACAGCCAGGTCGCAAACCAGCGGCTCCGCTCAGACGTTCGAAGAGTGCTGCTGGTTATGACTCGGAAACCTCCCACAGGCAGTATATAACTGAGACTGAGAGGGTTGCCATTGTACAAAGAAGAGCGAGAAGTCCATCGCCTGAAGTGTGGATGAGAAACCCAGGTGGCATACCTCAATAT GAGAATGAATACTGGAACAAGCGCGATGGATTGAAATCTCCACATACAGTTCAAGATGAAGATACCGGCACAACACCCAAATTTCCGGTCAGCCCCGGACCGCCGCCAAAGACACCGTATGCAAACATGGTCTCCACGCCAATAGCGTTTGTTGAGAAATTTGCAGTGCCGATGGAAACTGTATCAG ATTCAAGGGAGGTTTACCAGACATCCACAGTGAGCAAGGATTCACAGCACGAGGAAAGACCTGCAGATGTTCAACATATGTTTCGTTATCCAGACACAAGCTACGTTCATACCGTGGACCAGCACGATGCACCGCCACAGACACACCAGCATAAACCCGCTGTGACATCACACCCCGGACAAGGTTCTGCCATCAATGGTGGGCCTCCAGCACCCCACCCTAGCCAGGACAAGAAACCCAACGGGCAGCCACCGATGATGCACCAGTGGGACAGACCAGACAAGGCCAGAGAGGGCCAAAGTTACACAATGAGAGAGCTGTACGTAGAAACTCAGACCCAAGACAAGAAGACAATGGCGCCGCATGATTCTCATGTTCCCGCGCTAGCTATCGCTGAGCAAACCTCACTGCCACACACTCACCCGCCCCAGCAAGGGATGCCACCTGGTCAGCAACACACTGTGACGAGGACTGTCGTACAGaagacagagacacacacactGGAGAAGGGAGCACCTCACCAGCCTCATCTCCATCAGGCACCTGAACAGCAAGGCTCGCCCCAATATCAGAACCACCCTTACCCAGGGGTTCCATCTGAGCAAGCAATGCCTCACGATCACCGAATGCACGGCCCAGGCAAAACTGTTGTGGATTCGTCTCAAGGAGTTCCACCCAATCAAGTCAGGCCTGAAGGGCCTGTGGTGCAAACTCATTACCATATTCACCAGACCATGCAAGAGCATAGGAACAGCCCTGTCACCTCACTACCAGCACCTCAAGCAGGTGAAAGAGAGAGCCCAGTAGACCAGCCACTCACGCCTCTCCACATCACTGAAGACTCTGGATCACTGAGCGAATGCAGTGAGAGTCCACAATCCAGCAACCAGGGGTACGAGTCAGCCACCCTCCCATTCCCAACGTCCAGTGCAATGATGAAAGAGAGGTTGGAGCTACAGAGGCATCAAGGCCAGCCAGTGCAACAACAGCAAGTGCCACCCAACCTGTACCCAACCTACAGCGACAGAGCGAGGCAGCCCGGAAACCCTCCTGCGAACCTGTACCCTACCTTCAGCGACAGAGGGAGAGAGCATACTGGGCACGTCACCATCACGACAGAAACCACTTCCCAGTACCGCACCATGTACGACAACAGAGGTCGCAGAGGTGATCAACAGAAGAGCCCTGATATGGGAAGGACAATTTCTAGAGGGAGTGCATCTAGTGGCGAGAACATGTCTGGCATTCTGGGAAGCAGTCCCAGGAGGGTAACCTCACTAGGGTCATCTCATGGAAGAGGAAGCCTTACAGGCAG TGACAGAAGTGGTTCTCCACCCCCTGTTGGTGTTGGAAACAGAATTTATCCCAATGGTGGTGTGAGTGACAGTGGCCGTAGTTCCCCCATCAGTCTCTACAACCAACCTTCTTTACTCGGCAGTCAGGTATCTTTACCTG ACGGTAGTGAAATAATTACCAAGCATCCCACTTTTGTCAAGGACATTTCATCCTATTGGTACAAGCCAAATATTTCACGAGATGAAG CCATAGCCACATTGAAAGATAAGCCACCAGGTTCATTTGTTGTCAGGGACAGCAACTCGTTCCCAGGTGCTTTTGGTCTTGCTGTCAAAGTGGCAACTCCACCGCCAAATATTGTACAGAATAAGAAAG GTGATCTGTCCAATGAACTAGTGCGACACTTCTTGATAGAGCCCAACTCCCGCGGTGTACGACTAAAGGGCTGTACAAATGAGCCAATATTTAGTAGTCTGTCAGCTTTAGTGTATCAACACTCTATTACCCCGTTAGCATTGCCATGCAAGCTACTGTTGCCTGAAGTTG ATCCATCTGGCCCAAGCAGTACAGCAAGTAGTCCCAGATCGTCAGATGTTCCAGCGTCTCCCTCGGCACTATTAGCACAAGGAGCAG CATGCAATGTTCTTTACTTGCACTCAGTGGAGATGGAATCACTTACAGGCCCCAATGCAGTACGAAAGGCAGTGACCAAAGTAACTAAACTTGAGCCAAGGCCACGAGTAACAGTCGTACACTTCAAGGTCAACTCCAAGGGAATTACGCTGACTGATAATGAGAAAAA GGTGTTCTTCCGACGTCATCATCCTGTGAACTCTGTGACGTACTGTGGTATGGATCCAGAAAACAGAAA GTGGCCGAGGTCTGATGATTCTTCTGAGGCAGATGCAAA GATCTTTGGATTTGTGGCCAGGAAACCAGGAAGCCTGACAGACAATGTGTGCCACCTGTTTGCTGAACACGACCCAGAGCAGCCAGCCTCAGCCATCGTCAACTTTGTGACAAAGGTGATGATTGGTAGCACCCAACAGAAGAAATAA